One part of the Arabidopsis thaliana chromosome 1 sequence genome encodes these proteins:
- the HSP91 gene encoding heat shock protein 91 (heat shock protein 91 (HSP91); FUNCTIONS IN: ATP binding; INVOLVED IN: protein folding, response to cadmium ion, response to heat; LOCATED IN: nucleus, plasma membrane; EXPRESSED IN: 6 plant structures; EXPRESSED DURING: seedling growth; CONTAINS InterPro DOMAIN/s: Heat shock protein Hsp70 (InterPro:IPR001023), Heat shock protein 70 (InterPro:IPR013126); BEST Arabidopsis thaliana protein match is: Heat shock protein 70 (Hsp 70) family protein (TAIR:AT1G79920.1); Has 26123 Blast hits to 25422 proteins in 4368 species: Archae - 147; Bacteria - 11514; Metazoa - 3855; Fungi - 1595; Plants - 1116; Viruses - 117; Other Eukaryotes - 7779 (source: NCBI BLink).), translating into MSVVGFDFGNENCLVAVARQRGIDVVLNDESNRETPAIVCFGDKQRFIGTAGAASTMMNPKNSISQIKRLIGRQFSDPELQRDIKSLPFSVTEGPDGYPLIHANYLGEKRAFTPTQVMGMMLSNLKGIAEKNLNTAVVDCCIGIPVYFTDLQRRAVLDAATIAGLHPLRLIHETTATALAYGIYKTDLPESDQLNVAFIDIGHASMQVCIAGFKKGQLKILSHAFDRSLGGRDFDEVLFNHFAAKFKDEYKIDVSQNAKASLRLRATCEKLKKVLSANPLAPLNIECLMDEKDVRGVIKREEFEEISIPILERVKRPLEKALSDAGLTVEDVHMVEVIGSGSRVPAMIKILTEFFGKEPRRTMNASECVSRGCALQCAILSPTFKVREFQVHESFPFSISLAWKGAASEAQNGGAENQQSTIVFPKGNPIPSVKALTFYRSGTFSVDVQYSDVNDLQAPPKISTYTIGPFQSSKGERAKLKVKVRLNLHGIVSVESATLLEEEEVEVPVTKEHSEETTKMDSDKASAEAAPASGDCDVNMQDAKDTSDATGTDNGVPESAEKPVQMETDSKAEAPKKKVKKTNVPLSELVYGALKTVEVEKAVEKEFEMALQDRVMEETKDRKNAVESYVYDMRNKLSDKYQEYITDSEREAFLANLQEVEDWLYEDGEDETKGVYVAKLEELKKVGDPVEVRYKESLERGSVIDQLGYCINSYREAAMSTDPKFDHIELAEKQKVLNECVEAEAWLRGKQQQQDTLPKYATPALLSADVKSKAEALDKFCRPIMTKPKPVAKAEAPQAKGGEQADEGKSEPEQPASAEPMETENPAEGST; encoded by the exons ATGAGTGTAGTCgggtttgattttggaaaCGAGAATTGCCTTGTTGCCGTTGCGAGGCAAAGAGGTATCGACGTCGTGCTTAATGATGAGTCCAATCGTGAGACTCCTGCTATTGTCTGCTTCGGTGACAAGCAGCGCTTCATCGGCACTGCTGGAGCTGCTTCTACCATGATGAACCCTAAAAACTCCATCTCTCAAATTAAGCGCTTAATTGGTCGCCAGTTTTCCGACCCTGAGCTTCAAAGGGATATCAAATCCCTTCCCTTTTCTGTCACCGAAGGCCCTGATGGCTATCCTTTGATACATGCTAATTATTTGGGAGAGAAGCGAGCCTTTACCCCGACTCAAGTCATGGGCATGATGTTGTCTAACCTGAAAGGTATTGCCGAGAAGAATTTGAATACAGCTGTTGTCGACTGCTGTATTGGTATTCCTGTTTACTTTACCGACCTCCAGCGTAGGGCTGTTCTCGATGCTGCCACTATTGCTGGCTTGCATCCCTTGCGCTTGATCCACGAGACTACAGCTACGGCTTTGGCATATGGTATTTATAAGACAGATTTGCCAGAGAGTGACCAGCTCAATGTTGCATTCATTGACATTGGACACGCAAGCATGCAAGTCTGTATTGCAGGCTTTAAAAAAGGACAGCTCAAAATCTTGTCTCACGCTTTCGATCGCTCCCTTGGGGGAAGGGACTTTGATGAAGTTCTTTTCAATCATTTTGCTGCTAAGTTCAAGGACGAGTACAAGATTGACGTCTCCCAGAATGCTAAGGCTTCTCTCAGGCTCCGTGCTACATGCGAGAAACTGAAAAAGGTTCTAAGCGCTAATCCTCTGGCACCGTTGAATATCGAGTGTTTGATGGATGAGAAAGATGTTAGGGGTGTCATCAAGAGGGAAGAGTTTGAAGAGATCAGCATCCCGATTTTGGAGCGTGTAAAGAGGCCTCTAGAGAAAGCTCTCTCTGATGCAGGCCTCACTGTTGAAGATGTACATATGGTTGAGGTTATTGGCTCTGGCTCTCGTGTCCCTGCTATGATCAAGATTCTAACTGAGTTTTTTGGTAAGGAGCCCAGGCGGACAATGAATGCAAGTGAGTGTGTGTCAAGGGGATGTGCCTTGCAGTGTGCCATTCTCAGTCCGACCTTTAAAGTTCGCGAATTCCAG GTTCATGAGAGCTTCcctttctcaatttctctcGCTTGGAAAGGAGCAGCTTCTGAAGCTCAAAATGGAGGAGCTGAGAATCAGCAGAGCACCATTGTTTTTCCCAAAGGAAATCCCATTCCTAGTGTCAAGGCTCTAACGTTTTATCGTTCTGGAACATTCTCTGTTGATGTGCAGTACAGTGATGTGAACGATTTGCAAGCACCTCCAAAAATCAGCACATACACG ATTGGTCCGTTCCAGTCATCAAAAGGCGAGAGGGCAAAGCTTAAAGTGAAAGTGAGATTGAACCTTCATGGAATCGTCTCAGTTGAATCTGCAACT CTtttggaagaggaagaagttgaAGTTCCGGTCACAAAAGAACATTCAGAGGAAACTACTAAGATGGACTCTGACAAAGCTTCTGCTGAGGCAGCTCCTGCTTCTGGAGACTGTGATGTAAACATGCAGGACGCCAAAGACACCAGTGATGCAACTGGTACTGACAATGGTGTTCCAGAGTCTGCTGAGAAGCCGGTGCAAATGGAAACTGATTCAAAG GCTGAGGCtccaaagaagaaggtgaagaaaacaaatgtacCACTGTCTGAATTGGTCTATGGTGCCTTGAAAACTGTGGAGGTCGAAAAGGCAGTGGAGAAGGAATTTGAGATGGCTTTGCAAGACAGAGTTATGGAAGAGACCAAGGACCGGAAGAATGCTGTTGAGTCTTATGTTTATGATATGCGGAACAAA CTGAGTGACAAATACCAGGAATATATCACTGACTCGGAGAGGGAAGCATTCCTGGCGAATCTGCAGGAAGTTGAGGATTGGTTGTATGAAGATGGGGAAGATGAGACCAAAGGTGTTTATGTTGCGAAGCTCGAGGAGCTCAAGAAG GTGGGTGACCCTGTTGAAGTGCGTTACAAGGAGTCATTGGAAAGAGGGTCGGTCATTGATCAGCTTGGTTACTGTATTAACAGCTACAGAGAGGCAGCTATGTCTACTGATCCCAAGTTTGATCACATTGAATTGGCAGAGAAGCAAAAG GTTTTGAACGAGTGTGTGGAAGCAGAAGCATGGCTGCGGGgaaagcagcagcagcaggaCACACTTCCCAAGTATGCCACACCGGCTCTCTTGTCAGCTGACGTTAAAAGCAAGGCAGAGGCATTGGACAA GTTTTGCAGGCCTATAATGACCAAACCAAAGCCGGTGGCTAAAGCAGAGGCACCACAAGCCAAGGGAGGTGAGCAGGCGGATGAGGGCAAGAGTGAGCCAGAGCAACCAGCTTCTGCCGAACCAATGGAGACTGAGAATCCCGCGGAAGGTAGTACCTAA
- the HSP91 gene encoding heat shock protein 91 (heat shock protein 91 (HSP91); FUNCTIONS IN: ATP binding; INVOLVED IN: protein folding, response to cadmium ion, response to heat; LOCATED IN: nucleus, plasma membrane; EXPRESSED IN: 6 plant structures; EXPRESSED DURING: seedling growth; CONTAINS InterPro DOMAIN/s: Heat shock protein Hsp70 (InterPro:IPR001023), Heat shock protein 70 (InterPro:IPR013126); BEST Arabidopsis thaliana protein match is: Heat shock protein 70 (Hsp 70) family protein (TAIR:AT1G79920.1); Has 35333 Blast hits to 34131 proteins in 2444 species: Archae - 798; Bacteria - 22429; Metazoa - 974; Fungi - 991; Plants - 531; Viruses - 0; Other Eukaryotes - 9610 (source: NCBI BLink).) — MSVVGFDFGNENCLVAVARQRGIDVVLNDESNRETPAIVCFGDKQRFIGTAGAASTMMNPKNSISQIKRLIGRQFSDPELQRDIKSLPFSVTEGPDGYPLIHANYLGEKRAFTPTQVMGMMLSNLKGIAEKNLNTAVVDCCIGIPVYFTDLQRRAVLDAATIAGLHPLRLIHETTATALAYGIYKTDLPESDQLNVAFIDIGHASMQVCIAGFKKGQLKILSHAFDRSLGGRDFDEVLFNHFAAKFKDEYKIDVSQNAKASLRLRATCEKLKKVLSANPLAPLNIECLMDEKDVRGVIKREEFEEISIPILERVKRPLEKALSDAGLTVEDVHMVEVIGSGSRVPAMIKILTEFFGKEPRRTMNASECVSRGCALQCAILSPTFKVREFQVHESFPFSISLAWKGAASEAQNGGAENQQSTIVFPKGNPIPSVKALTFYRSGTFSVDVQYSDVNDLQAPPKISTYTIGPFQSSKGERAKLKVKVRLNLHGIVSVESATLLEEEEVEVPVTKEHSEETTKMDSDKASAEAAPASGDCDVNMQDAKDTSDATGTDNGVPESAEKPVQMETDSKAEAPKKKVKKTNVPLSELVYGALKTVEVEKAVEKEFEMALQDRVMEETKDRKNAVESYVYDMRNKLSDKYQEYITDSEREAFLANLQEVEDWLYEDGEDETKGVYVAKLEELKKVGDPVEVRYKESLERGSVIDQLGYCINSYREAAMSTDPKFDHIELAEKQKVLNECVEAEAWLRGKQQQQDTLPKYATPALLSADVKSKAEALDNYGCFTGFAGL, encoded by the exons ATGAGTGTAGTCgggtttgattttggaaaCGAGAATTGCCTTGTTGCCGTTGCGAGGCAAAGAGGTATCGACGTCGTGCTTAATGATGAGTCCAATCGTGAGACTCCTGCTATTGTCTGCTTCGGTGACAAGCAGCGCTTCATCGGCACTGCTGGAGCTGCTTCTACCATGATGAACCCTAAAAACTCCATCTCTCAAATTAAGCGCTTAATTGGTCGCCAGTTTTCCGACCCTGAGCTTCAAAGGGATATCAAATCCCTTCCCTTTTCTGTCACCGAAGGCCCTGATGGCTATCCTTTGATACATGCTAATTATTTGGGAGAGAAGCGAGCCTTTACCCCGACTCAAGTCATGGGCATGATGTTGTCTAACCTGAAAGGTATTGCCGAGAAGAATTTGAATACAGCTGTTGTCGACTGCTGTATTGGTATTCCTGTTTACTTTACCGACCTCCAGCGTAGGGCTGTTCTCGATGCTGCCACTATTGCTGGCTTGCATCCCTTGCGCTTGATCCACGAGACTACAGCTACGGCTTTGGCATATGGTATTTATAAGACAGATTTGCCAGAGAGTGACCAGCTCAATGTTGCATTCATTGACATTGGACACGCAAGCATGCAAGTCTGTATTGCAGGCTTTAAAAAAGGACAGCTCAAAATCTTGTCTCACGCTTTCGATCGCTCCCTTGGGGGAAGGGACTTTGATGAAGTTCTTTTCAATCATTTTGCTGCTAAGTTCAAGGACGAGTACAAGATTGACGTCTCCCAGAATGCTAAGGCTTCTCTCAGGCTCCGTGCTACATGCGAGAAACTGAAAAAGGTTCTAAGCGCTAATCCTCTGGCACCGTTGAATATCGAGTGTTTGATGGATGAGAAAGATGTTAGGGGTGTCATCAAGAGGGAAGAGTTTGAAGAGATCAGCATCCCGATTTTGGAGCGTGTAAAGAGGCCTCTAGAGAAAGCTCTCTCTGATGCAGGCCTCACTGTTGAAGATGTACATATGGTTGAGGTTATTGGCTCTGGCTCTCGTGTCCCTGCTATGATCAAGATTCTAACTGAGTTTTTTGGTAAGGAGCCCAGGCGGACAATGAATGCAAGTGAGTGTGTGTCAAGGGGATGTGCCTTGCAGTGTGCCATTCTCAGTCCGACCTTTAAAGTTCGCGAATTCCAG GTTCATGAGAGCTTCcctttctcaatttctctcGCTTGGAAAGGAGCAGCTTCTGAAGCTCAAAATGGAGGAGCTGAGAATCAGCAGAGCACCATTGTTTTTCCCAAAGGAAATCCCATTCCTAGTGTCAAGGCTCTAACGTTTTATCGTTCTGGAACATTCTCTGTTGATGTGCAGTACAGTGATGTGAACGATTTGCAAGCACCTCCAAAAATCAGCACATACACG ATTGGTCCGTTCCAGTCATCAAAAGGCGAGAGGGCAAAGCTTAAAGTGAAAGTGAGATTGAACCTTCATGGAATCGTCTCAGTTGAATCTGCAACT CTtttggaagaggaagaagttgaAGTTCCGGTCACAAAAGAACATTCAGAGGAAACTACTAAGATGGACTCTGACAAAGCTTCTGCTGAGGCAGCTCCTGCTTCTGGAGACTGTGATGTAAACATGCAGGACGCCAAAGACACCAGTGATGCAACTGGTACTGACAATGGTGTTCCAGAGTCTGCTGAGAAGCCGGTGCAAATGGAAACTGATTCAAAG GCTGAGGCtccaaagaagaaggtgaagaaaacaaatgtacCACTGTCTGAATTGGTCTATGGTGCCTTGAAAACTGTGGAGGTCGAAAAGGCAGTGGAGAAGGAATTTGAGATGGCTTTGCAAGACAGAGTTATGGAAGAGACCAAGGACCGGAAGAATGCTGTTGAGTCTTATGTTTATGATATGCGGAACAAA CTGAGTGACAAATACCAGGAATATATCACTGACTCGGAGAGGGAAGCATTCCTGGCGAATCTGCAGGAAGTTGAGGATTGGTTGTATGAAGATGGGGAAGATGAGACCAAAGGTGTTTATGTTGCGAAGCTCGAGGAGCTCAAGAAG GTGGGTGACCCTGTTGAAGTGCGTTACAAGGAGTCATTGGAAAGAGGGTCGGTCATTGATCAGCTTGGTTACTGTATTAACAGCTACAGAGAGGCAGCTATGTCTACTGATCCCAAGTTTGATCACATTGAATTGGCAGAGAAGCAAAAG GTTTTGAACGAGTGTGTGGAAGCAGAAGCATGGCTGCGGGgaaagcagcagcagcaggaCACACTTCCCAAGTATGCCACACCGGCTCTCTTGTCAGCTGACGTTAAAAGCAAGGCAGAGGCATTGGACAA CTATGGATGTTTTACAGGTTTTGCAGGCCTATAA
- the ATERDJ2A gene encoding DnaJ / Sec63 Brl domains-containing protein (ATERDJ2A; FUNCTIONS IN: unfolded protein binding, heat shock protein binding; INVOLVED IN: protein folding; LOCATED IN: mitochondrion, integral to endoplasmic reticulum membrane, endoplasmic reticulum; EXPRESSED IN: 23 plant structures; EXPRESSED DURING: 13 growth stages; CONTAINS InterPro DOMAIN/s: Molecular chaperone, heat shock protein, Hsp40, DnaJ (InterPro:IPR015609), Sec63 domain (InterPro:IPR004179), Sec63 domain, subgroup (InterPro:IPR018127), Heat shock protein DnaJ, N-terminal (InterPro:IPR001623), Heat shock protein DnaJ (InterPro:IPR003095); BEST Arabidopsis thaliana protein match is: DnaJ / Sec63 Brl domains-containing protein (TAIR:AT4G21180.1).) codes for MAASEENSALFPIFILTIMAIPLVPYTMVKLSGALSKKQRTIHCQCLECDRSGKYKRSLFKKISNFSTWSNLTLVLLWVVMIFLIYYTKNMSREAQVFDPFSILGLEPGVTDSEIKKAYRRLSIQYHPDKNPDPEANKYFVEFISKAYQALTDSVSRENFEKYGHPDGRQGFQMGIALPQFLLDIDGASGGILLLWIVGVCILLPLVIAVIYLSRSSKYTGNYVMHQTLSAYYYLMKPSLAPSKVMEVFTKAAEYMEIPVRRTDDEPLQKLFMSVRSELNLDLKNMKQEQAKFWKQHPAIVKTELLIQAQLTRESGVLSPALQGDFRRVLELAPRLLEELLKMAVIPRTAQGHGWLRPAVGVVELSQCIVQAVPLSARKSSGVSSEGISPFLQLPHFSDAVVKKIARKKVKSFQDLQEMRLEDRSELLTQVAGLSATDVEDIEKVLEMMPSITVDITCETEGEEGIQEGDIVTLQAWVTLKRPNGLVGALPHAPYFPFHKEENYWVLLADSVSNNVWFSQKVSFLDEGGAITAASKAISESMEGSGAGVKETNDAVREAIEKKDMDEKRGSKKANGSVKQKKESSSEESGSEEE; via the exons ATGGCGGCGTCAGAAGAGAATAGCGCATTGTTTCCCATTTTTATCTTGACGATTATGGCAATTCCTTTGGTGCCTTACACCATGGTCAAGTTAAGCGGTGCTCTCTCCAAGAAACAAAGGACCATTCATTGTCAGTGTCTCGAGTGTGACCGTTCTGGAAAATATAAGAGATCCTTGTTTAAAAAG ATCTCTAACTTCTCTACGTGGAGCAACTTGACACTTGTGCTACTCTGGGTCGTgatgattttcttgatttattaCACTAAGAACATGAGCCGTGAG GCTCAAGTTTTTGACCCATTCAGTATACTTGGACTGGAACCTGGAGTTACAGATTCAGAAATAAAGAAAGCATATAGAAGGCTGTCGATTCAATACCATCCTGATAAAAATCCAGATCCAG AAgccaataaatattttgtggaGTTCATATCTAAAGCATACCAGGCTTTGACTGATTCAGTATCCCGTGAAAACTTTGAGAAGTATGGTCATCCAGATGGCAGACAG GGATTTCAAATGGGCATTGCTCTTCCTCAATTTCTTCTAGACATTGATGGAGCATCTGGTGGCATATTATTGCTTTGGATAGTTGGTGTCTGTATTCTCTTGCCCCTTGTGATTGCTGTTATATATCTCTCGAGGTCATCAAAGTATACTGGGAACTACGTTATGCATCAAACACTCTCCGCATATTATTATCTAATGAAACCCTCTCTGGCCCCAAG CAAAGTTATGGAAGTTTTCACCAAGGCAGCTGAGTACATGGAGATTCCAGTTCGTAGAACTGATGATGAACCTCTGCAGAAGCTCTTTATGTCTGTTAGGAGTGAACTAAATTTGGACCTGAAGAACATGAAGCAAGAGCAAGCTAAGTTTTGGAAACAGCATCCTGCCATAGTGAAg ACCGAGCTGTTGATACAAGCCCAGTTAACTCGTGAATCAGGAGTCCTGTCTCCAGCCCTTCAGGGTGATTTCAGGCGTGTGCTAGAGCTTGCACCTCGCCTCCTTGAGGAGTTATTGAAG ATGGCGGTTATACCACGCACTGCCCAAGGGCATGGATGGCTGAGGCCTGCAGTTGGAGTAGTTGAGCTATCTCAGTGCATTGTTCAG GCTGTTCCTCTTAGTGCAAGGAAGTCTTCTGGAGTATCATCAGAAGGCATTTCCCCTTTCTTACAGCTCCCTCATTTCAGTGATGCCGTTGTCAAAAAGATAGCACGGAAG AAGGTTAAATCATTCCAAGATCTTCAAGAAATGAGGTTGGAAGACCGTTCTGAACTACTTACTCAGGTAGCGGGTTTATCAGCAACTGATGTTGAGGACATTGAGAAGGTGCTAGAAATGATGCCGTCTATTACAGTCGACATCACATGTGAAACAGAAGGGGAAGAGGGGATCCAAGAGGGAGACATTGTGACCCTTCAAGCTTGGGTCACCCTGAAACGACCCAATGGGCTTGTAGGCGCTCTTCCTCATGCACCCTACTTCCCCTTCCACAAGGAGGAAAACTATTGGGTTCTTCTGGCTGATTCAGTGTCGAACAACGTTTGGTTCTCTCAGAAGGTTAGCTTCCTGGATGAAGGTGGAGCGATAACGGCTGCATCAAAAGCCATCAGTGAGTCAATGGAAGGTTCGGGTGCAGGGGTGAAGGAAACAAACGATGCAGTGAGAGAAGCGATTGAGAAG aaagatatGGATGAGAAGAGAGGGTCGAAGAAGGCCAATGGGAGtgtgaaacagaagaaagagtCGAGTTCTGAAGAGTCGGGATCGGAGGAAGAGTGA
- the ATERDJ2A gene encoding DnaJ / Sec63 Brl domains-containing protein (ATERDJ2A; FUNCTIONS IN: unfolded protein binding, heat shock protein binding; INVOLVED IN: protein folding; LOCATED IN: mitochondrion, integral to endoplasmic reticulum membrane, endoplasmic reticulum, plasma membrane; EXPRESSED IN: 25 plant structures; EXPRESSED DURING: 13 growth stages; CONTAINS InterPro DOMAIN/s: Molecular chaperone, heat shock protein, Hsp40, DnaJ (InterPro:IPR015609), Sec63 domain (InterPro:IPR004179), Sec63 domain, subgroup (InterPro:IPR018127), Heat shock protein DnaJ, N-terminal (InterPro:IPR001623), Heat shock protein DnaJ (InterPro:IPR003095); BEST Arabidopsis thaliana protein match is: DnaJ / Sec63 Brl domains-containing protein (TAIR:AT4G21180.1); Has 30201 Blast hits to 17322 proteins in 780 species: Archae - 12; Bacteria - 1396; Metazoa - 17338; Fungi - 3422; Plants - 5037; Viruses - 0; Other Eukaryotes - 2996 (source: NCBI BLink).), which produces MAASEENSALFPIFILTIMAIPLVPYTMVKLSGALSKKQRTIHCQCLECDRSGKYKRSLFKKISNFSTWSNLTLVLLWVVMIFLIYYTKNMSREAQVFDPFSILGLEPGVTDSEIKKAYRRLSIQYHPDKNPDPEANKYFVEFISKAYQALTDSVSRENFEKYGHPDGRQGFQMGIALPQFLLDIDGASGGILLLWIVGVCILLPLVIAVIYLSRSSKYTGNYVMHQTLSAYYYLMKPSLAPSKVMEVFTKAAEYMEIPVRRTDDEPLQKLFMSVRSELNLDLKNMKQEQAKFWKQHPAIVKTELLIQAQLTRESGVLSPALQGDFRRVLELAPRLLEELLKMAVIPRTAQGHGWLRPAVGVVELSQCIVQAVPLSARKSSGVSSEGISPFLQLPHFSDAVVKKIARKKVKSFQDLQEMRLEDRSELLTQVAGLSATDVEDIEKVLEMMPSITVDITCETEGEEGIQEGDIVTLQAWVTLKRPNGLVGALPHAPYFPFHKEENYWVLLADSVSNNVWFSQKVSFLDEGGAITAASKAISESMEGSGAGVKETNDAVREAIEKVKGGSRLVMGKLQAPAEGTYNLTCFCLCDTWIGCDKKQALKVKVLKRTRAGTRGLVSDEGAIAEEGMEEEDEIEEEDYDDDYESEYSEDEDEKKDMDEKRGSKKANGSVKQKKESSSEESGSEEE; this is translated from the exons ATGGCGGCGTCAGAAGAGAATAGCGCATTGTTTCCCATTTTTATCTTGACGATTATGGCAATTCCTTTGGTGCCTTACACCATGGTCAAGTTAAGCGGTGCTCTCTCCAAGAAACAAAGGACCATTCATTGTCAGTGTCTCGAGTGTGACCGTTCTGGAAAATATAAGAGATCCTTGTTTAAAAAG ATCTCTAACTTCTCTACGTGGAGCAACTTGACACTTGTGCTACTCTGGGTCGTgatgattttcttgatttattaCACTAAGAACATGAGCCGTGAG GCTCAAGTTTTTGACCCATTCAGTATACTTGGACTGGAACCTGGAGTTACAGATTCAGAAATAAAGAAAGCATATAGAAGGCTGTCGATTCAATACCATCCTGATAAAAATCCAGATCCAG AAgccaataaatattttgtggaGTTCATATCTAAAGCATACCAGGCTTTGACTGATTCAGTATCCCGTGAAAACTTTGAGAAGTATGGTCATCCAGATGGCAGACAG GGATTTCAAATGGGCATTGCTCTTCCTCAATTTCTTCTAGACATTGATGGAGCATCTGGTGGCATATTATTGCTTTGGATAGTTGGTGTCTGTATTCTCTTGCCCCTTGTGATTGCTGTTATATATCTCTCGAGGTCATCAAAGTATACTGGGAACTACGTTATGCATCAAACACTCTCCGCATATTATTATCTAATGAAACCCTCTCTGGCCCCAAG CAAAGTTATGGAAGTTTTCACCAAGGCAGCTGAGTACATGGAGATTCCAGTTCGTAGAACTGATGATGAACCTCTGCAGAAGCTCTTTATGTCTGTTAGGAGTGAACTAAATTTGGACCTGAAGAACATGAAGCAAGAGCAAGCTAAGTTTTGGAAACAGCATCCTGCCATAGTGAAg ACCGAGCTGTTGATACAAGCCCAGTTAACTCGTGAATCAGGAGTCCTGTCTCCAGCCCTTCAGGGTGATTTCAGGCGTGTGCTAGAGCTTGCACCTCGCCTCCTTGAGGAGTTATTGAAG ATGGCGGTTATACCACGCACTGCCCAAGGGCATGGATGGCTGAGGCCTGCAGTTGGAGTAGTTGAGCTATCTCAGTGCATTGTTCAG GCTGTTCCTCTTAGTGCAAGGAAGTCTTCTGGAGTATCATCAGAAGGCATTTCCCCTTTCTTACAGCTCCCTCATTTCAGTGATGCCGTTGTCAAAAAGATAGCACGGAAG AAGGTTAAATCATTCCAAGATCTTCAAGAAATGAGGTTGGAAGACCGTTCTGAACTACTTACTCAGGTAGCGGGTTTATCAGCAACTGATGTTGAGGACATTGAGAAGGTGCTAGAAATGATGCCGTCTATTACAGTCGACATCACATGTGAAACAGAAGGGGAAGAGGGGATCCAAGAGGGAGACATTGTGACCCTTCAAGCTTGGGTCACCCTGAAACGACCCAATGGGCTTGTAGGCGCTCTTCCTCATGCACCCTACTTCCCCTTCCACAAGGAGGAAAACTATTGGGTTCTTCTGGCTGATTCAGTGTCGAACAACGTTTGGTTCTCTCAGAAGGTTAGCTTCCTGGATGAAGGTGGAGCGATAACGGCTGCATCAAAAGCCATCAGTGAGTCAATGGAAGGTTCGGGTGCAGGGGTGAAGGAAACAAACGATGCAGTGAGAGAAGCGATTGAGAAGGTTAAAGGAGGGTCAAGGCTGGTCATGGGTAAACTCCAAGCACCGGCAGAGGGAACATACAACTTGACTTGCTTCTGCCTGTGTGACACATGGATCGGGTGTGACAAAAAGCAAGCACTGAAAGTGAAAGTCCTGAAAAGAACCAGGGCAGGGACACGTGGGTTGGTTTCAGATGAGGGTGCGATTGCAGAAGAAGGtatggaggaggaagatgagattGAGGAGGAGGATTACGATGATGATTACGAAAGTGAGTACAGTGAAGATGAGgatgagaagaaagatatGGATGAGAAGAGAGGGTCGAAGAAGGCCAATGGGAGtgtgaaacagaagaaagagtCGAGTTCTGAAGAGTCGGGATCGGAGGAAGAGTGA